One Clostridium estertheticum DNA segment encodes these proteins:
- a CDS encoding ferritin family protein yields MINNTFSGLEMFKVAILMEEEGYDFYSNGVNYTTGKTKEFLLAAAGQEFIHKEKFTKLFNELITNKQSDSEYLFDTVVTKYLRNLIENQVFNKNDKPRDTFKDLKSALTYSLNAENLTISVYTQMYERASQKYVSEILSVILEEEKAHAAYFSKLLQEIIA; encoded by the coding sequence ATGATAAATAACACTTTTAGTGGACTTGAAATGTTTAAAGTTGCTATACTAATGGAAGAAGAAGGTTATGACTTTTACAGCAATGGAGTTAATTATACCACAGGAAAAACCAAAGAATTTTTGTTAGCGGCTGCTGGCCAAGAATTCATTCACAAAGAGAAATTCACAAAACTTTTTAATGAATTAATAACAAATAAACAAAGTGATTCTGAATATCTTTTTGATACAGTAGTAACTAAATACTTGAGAAACTTAATAGAAAATCAAGTTTTCAATAAAAACGACAAACCAAGGGACACCTTTAAAGATTTAAAATCAGCACTTACATATTCACTTAATGCAGAAAATCTTACAATAAGCGTTTATACTCAAATGTATGAAAGAGCATCTCAAAAATATGTTTCAGAAATATTGTCTGTTATACTTGAAGAAGAAAAAGCTCATGCGGCGTATTTCTCAAAATTACTCCAAGAAATAATAGCTTAG
- a CDS encoding DUF6440 family protein has product MFNNKNKNLNKIFKTADAYAESLEVNSKIILDKGTITYYLINIVDYAGGTTVLLDNEGNPMLSQVRL; this is encoded by the coding sequence ATGTTTAATAATAAAAATAAAAACCTAAATAAAATATTTAAAACTGCGGATGCTTATGCTGAATCATTAGAGGTAAACAGCAAAATAATTTTAGATAAAGGAACTATAACATACTATTTGATTAATATTGTAGATTACGCTGGAGGAACTACTGTATTGTTAGATAATGAAGGTAATCCTATGCTTTCCCAAGTAAGGCTATAA
- a CDS encoding zinc ribbon domain-containing protein YjdM encodes MLDLPNCPKCNSEYTYEDRSLFVCPECAHEWSLELETERSEDKKIVKDANGNVLTDGDSVTIIKDLKVKGSSSSIKIGTKVKNIRLIDGDHNIDCKIEGFGAMELKSEFVKKA; translated from the coding sequence ATGTTAGATTTACCAAATTGTCCAAAATGTAATTCAGAATATACTTACGAAGATAGAAGTCTTTTTGTATGCCCCGAATGTGCTCATGAGTGGAGTTTAGAATTAGAAACTGAGCGTAGTGAAGATAAAAAGATTGTCAAAGATGCAAATGGAAATGTCTTAACTGATGGCGATTCTGTAACAATAATCAAAGATCTTAAAGTAAAAGGAAGTTCATCATCTATTAAAATAGGTACAAAAGTAAAAAATATACGTTTGATTGATGGAGATCATAATATTGATTGCAAAATCGAGGGTTTTGGAGCTATGGAATTAAAATCTGAGTTTGTTAAAAAAGCATAA
- a CDS encoding tetratricopeptide repeat protein: protein MRIIFCNITWLKNYIGVSDADKLGKTDGRDKGKNNEVHESYNFQDYNGKCYGYVSNRGGSLRLERFEKATVNDDSIDNVLVIWVAKQGKTGKNVIVGWYKKATLYKYSQESYPYGGIGRDLNFSTEALSKDSFLLPESQRKFEIPRAAVVGKDMGMGQSNIWYAESGFAKTIFIPKVLEYMESYNGGFINTVYSEEVLQKTLDMTSTEYQALIDKGEELINEEDFYKAFLYYNTAREINDSADALFGVGESLIGLNMFSRAIVAFENAISMEGDKSDSLYYLQCLYMNSNQYIKAVNICDKMLQLVDKNDVESICTIYYYKVYAYNALEDDTQAIKCLDFIINTTADEEFKNDAIGMKSELTSNK, encoded by the coding sequence ATGAGGATTATATTTTGTAACATAACATGGTTGAAAAATTATATAGGAGTAAGTGATGCTGATAAACTCGGCAAAACTGATGGACGGGATAAAGGCAAAAATAATGAGGTTCATGAATCATATAACTTTCAAGATTATAACGGTAAATGTTATGGATATGTATCAAATAGAGGCGGTTCTCTGCGTTTAGAAAGATTTGAAAAAGCAACAGTAAATGATGATAGTATAGATAATGTGCTTGTAATATGGGTTGCAAAACAGGGCAAGACAGGTAAAAATGTTATTGTTGGTTGGTACAAAAAGGCCACTTTATATAAATACTCACAAGAATCTTACCCTTATGGTGGGATAGGTAGAGATTTAAATTTCAGTACAGAGGCATTGAGTAAAGATTCTTTCTTACTACCGGAATCACAAAGAAAATTTGAAATACCAAGAGCTGCAGTTGTTGGAAAAGATATGGGTATGGGGCAGTCAAACATATGGTATGCAGAATCTGGCTTTGCTAAAACAATATTTATTCCAAAAGTTTTAGAGTATATGGAATCATACAACGGAGGGTTTATAAATACAGTCTATTCAGAAGAAGTACTTCAAAAGACTTTAGACATGACATCTACAGAGTATCAAGCTCTTATAGACAAAGGTGAGGAATTAATTAATGAGGAAGACTTTTATAAGGCATTTCTCTATTACAATACTGCAAGGGAAATTAATGATTCTGCAGATGCTTTATTTGGAGTAGGTGAGTCACTAATTGGTTTGAATATGTTTAGTAGAGCTATAGTAGCTTTTGAAAATGCTATTAGTATGGAAGGGGATAAATCTGATTCATTATATTATTTACAATGTCTGTATATGAATTCTAATCAATATATAAAGGCAGTTAACATTTGTGATAAAATGCTACAGCTAGTAGATAAAAACGATGTAGAATCAATTTGTACTATTTATTATTATAAAGTTTATGCATATAATGCGTTAGAAGATGACACGCAGGCGATTAAATGTTTAGACTTTATTATAAATACTACAGCTGATGAAGAATTTAAAAATGATGCTATTGGCATGAAATCGGAATTAACTTCAAATAAATAG
- the rpsD gene encoding 30S ribosomal protein S4, protein MARYIGPRFKLARHLGVNVFNHPKALERGVDEHKKLSEYGQQLLEKQKLKAYYGVLEKQFKRYVFEALNSKQKSEEVLIQNLERRLDNMTYRLGFASTLRQARQLVVHRHILVNGKRIDIPSYKVNQGDTLSLREKSRKNELFSQNFISTENIYSYLSKDKENFSGSLIKVPIKDEIPVSLKFPKILEFYAKN, encoded by the coding sequence ATGGCACGATATATAGGACCAAGATTTAAGTTAGCAAGGCACTTAGGCGTAAATGTGTTTAATCACCCCAAAGCACTAGAAAGAGGTGTGGATGAACATAAAAAGCTTTCTGAATATGGACAGCAATTACTTGAAAAACAAAAACTTAAAGCATACTATGGTGTGCTTGAAAAACAATTTAAAAGATATGTATTTGAAGCCTTAAATTCAAAACAAAAGTCAGAAGAGGTTTTAATACAAAACCTTGAGAGAAGGCTTGATAATATGACCTATAGACTAGGGTTTGCTTCAACACTAAGACAAGCGAGACAATTAGTAGTCCACCGCCACATTTTAGTGAATGGAAAGAGAATTGATATTCCTTCCTATAAAGTTAACCAAGGTGATACACTAAGTCTTAGAGAGAAGTCAAGAAAGAATGAGCTATTTAGTCAGAATTTTATTTCAACAGAAAATATCTATAGCTACTTAAGCAAGGATAAGGAAAATTTCTCAGGCAGTTTAATAAAAGTGCCTATTAAAGATGAGATTCCAGTAAGCCTAAAATTTCCAAAAATTTTAGAGTTTTATGCCAAAAATTAG
- a CDS encoding CoA-binding protein translates to MKANEFLEYKNWVVVGDVLNRLKYAYKILSSLKEGGFNVVGLNPSVINDEAYKRLSDVPYKIEILNLCINPDKGIKILQEAHQLKIDKILIQPGAESAEILDFCRINGIQAVEGCTLVELRKR, encoded by the coding sequence TTGAAGGCTAATGAATTTTTAGAATATAAAAACTGGGTTGTGGTTGGGGATGTATTAAATCGTTTAAAATATGCTTATAAAATATTGAGTTCTTTGAAAGAAGGTGGATTTAATGTAGTGGGTTTAAACCCTTCTGTTATAAATGATGAGGCTTATAAACGTTTAAGTGATGTACCGTATAAGATAGAAATTTTAAATTTATGCATTAATCCAGATAAAGGTATTAAAATACTTCAGGAAGCTCACCAGCTAAAAATAGATAAAATACTTATTCAACCAGGGGCGGAAAGCGCTGAAATACTTGACTTTTGTAGAATTAATGGAATTCAAGCAGTAGAGGGATGTACATTAGTGGAATTAAGAAAGAGATAA
- a CDS encoding L,D-transpeptidase family protein, translated as MNKRYLSCILFILMIILSGTTLATKDNESAKLTIVDSSLYKNNVTVYLNKIYTSNQVKGIVIETQNKQQAIGTTTLKQGDKGNKVKEIQQKLNKFGYKLYVDGDFGSTTYNAVIDFQMKNNLLKDGIVGNLTLRKLDMPIAPGTMYKPPVTQISIPKVIVSKVEVEKLINSKNIASLTSYFIWIDLPQQKVNVFNGSNKKWNLVKSMVCSSGKTSTPTVKGNFTVGSKGGYFIADGGARCKYYTQISGNYLFHSVLYDNKGNYIIDNTLGVPVSHGCVRLSLENAKFIYDNIPAETTIWSN; from the coding sequence ATGAATAAAAGGTACTTATCATGTATTCTCTTTATACTTATGATTATTTTAAGTGGAACTACTTTAGCGACTAAAGATAATGAATCTGCGAAGTTGACTATTGTTGACTCATCACTATATAAAAACAATGTTACAGTATACCTAAATAAAATATATACTAGCAATCAAGTTAAAGGCATTGTGATCGAGACTCAAAATAAGCAACAGGCAATTGGTACAACGACCTTAAAGCAAGGAGATAAGGGTAATAAAGTAAAGGAAATACAACAAAAGCTTAATAAATTTGGTTACAAACTTTATGTAGATGGTGACTTTGGGAGCACAACTTACAATGCGGTTATTGACTTTCAAATGAAAAATAATCTACTTAAAGATGGTATAGTGGGTAATTTAACATTAAGAAAACTTGATATGCCCATAGCACCAGGGACGATGTACAAACCTCCAGTTACACAAATATCTATACCTAAGGTTATAGTTTCAAAGGTTGAGGTAGAAAAACTTATAAACAGTAAAAACATAGCTAGTTTGACTTCTTATTTTATATGGATTGACTTGCCTCAACAAAAAGTAAATGTCTTCAATGGCTCTAATAAAAAATGGAATCTTGTTAAATCCATGGTTTGCTCTTCTGGAAAAACAAGCACCCCTACTGTTAAAGGTAATTTTACTGTTGGAAGTAAAGGTGGTTATTTTATAGCAGATGGGGGCGCTAGGTGCAAATACTATACTCAAATAAGTGGTAATTATTTATTCCATAGCGTACTATATGATAATAAAGGCAATTATATTATAGATAACACTCTTGGAGTTCCTGTATCTCACGGCTGTGTAAGATTATCTCTAGAAAATGCTAAATTTATATATGATAATATTCCAGCTGAAACTACTATTTGGAGCAACTAA